One Glutamicibacter halophytocola DNA segment encodes these proteins:
- a CDS encoding MFS transporter — translation MPLGLIALAIGAFGIGLTEFVIMGLLPDVATDFAVSEAAAGWLISGYALSVVVGALGLTAATVRLPRKPVLVGLLVLFILGNSLTAMASTYEVAMIGRVVAALCHGAFFGIGSVVASDLVPANKKAGAIAIMFTGLTAANVLGVPFGTLLGQHAGWRSTFWAISGIGVLALIGILVLVPVIKHAAEGISLRKELGAFTSLQVWLSLGVTILGYGGMFGAFTYIAYTLTEVTGFNESTVPWLLMLFGVGLFVGNWLGGRMADKSIDRTLLFFIAALLVVLIAFGALASSPVATIVALFLMGGFGFGTVPGLQSRIMQFAGSAPTLASGANIGAFNVGNALGAWAGGLGIAAGLGYTSPIWIGAAITVAALLLVLVAMSLAKKSATAPELAPAS, via the coding sequence ATCATGGGCCTGTTGCCAGATGTGGCCACCGACTTCGCTGTCAGCGAGGCAGCCGCTGGCTGGCTCATTTCCGGATACGCACTGAGCGTTGTGGTCGGGGCTCTTGGGCTGACCGCAGCCACTGTCCGTCTTCCACGTAAGCCAGTGCTGGTTGGCTTGCTGGTTCTGTTCATTCTCGGCAACTCGCTCACCGCCATGGCCTCGACCTATGAAGTGGCCATGATCGGCCGCGTTGTCGCCGCCCTGTGCCACGGTGCCTTCTTCGGCATCGGCTCGGTCGTGGCATCCGATCTGGTCCCAGCCAACAAGAAGGCCGGCGCCATCGCTATCATGTTCACCGGCCTGACCGCCGCCAACGTCTTGGGCGTTCCATTTGGAACCCTGCTCGGACAGCACGCCGGCTGGCGCTCGACGTTCTGGGCCATCTCCGGCATTGGAGTCCTTGCCCTGATCGGCATCCTCGTGCTGGTACCAGTCATCAAGCACGCCGCAGAAGGTATCTCGCTGCGCAAAGAACTCGGCGCCTTTACCTCCCTGCAGGTTTGGCTCTCCCTGGGTGTCACCATCCTTGGCTACGGCGGAATGTTTGGCGCCTTCACCTACATCGCCTACACCCTGACCGAGGTCACCGGATTCAATGAGTCCACCGTTCCATGGCTGCTGATGCTCTTCGGCGTGGGCCTGTTCGTGGGCAACTGGCTCGGTGGCCGCATGGCCGACAAGAGCATCGACCGCACCCTGCTGTTCTTCATCGCAGCCCTCCTGGTAGTGCTGATCGCCTTCGGAGCACTGGCAAGCAGCCCGGTTGCCACCATTGTGGCCTTGTTCCTCATGGGCGGATTCGGCTTCGGCACCGTTCCAGGCCTGCAAAGCCGCATCATGCAATTCGCTGGTTCGGCCCCGACCTTGGCGTCAGGTGCCAACATCGGTGCCTTCAACGTCGGCAACGCACTGGGCGCATGGGCCGGTGGACTGGGCATCGCCGCAGGCCTGGGCTACACCTCGCCCATCTGGATCGGTGCCGCCATTACCGTCGCCGCATTGCTGCTGGTATTGGTCGCCATGTCCCTGGCCAAGAAGTCGGCCACTGCGCCCGAATTGGCTCCGGCCAGCTAG
- a CDS encoding aldo/keto reductase, with product MTTAIPTITLNNGVEMPQVGFGVFQVPNEETTAAVASALKAGYRSIDTAAIYGNEEGVGKALAQSGVAREDLFITSKIWIADMGYEQTLEAFEASLQRLGLDYLDLFLIHWPAPEKDLYVETWKALEKLYADKKIRAIGVSNFQPEHLDKLTAGGSIVPAVNQVELHPALQNREVIAANTGHGIVTEAWSPLAQGAMLTDETIEAIANAHEVTAAQVILRWHLQQGRVIIPKSVTESRIIANLDLFGFELTSDELANIDALDRDGRTGPNPDTFNG from the coding sequence ATGACTACCGCAATTCCCACCATCACCCTGAACAATGGCGTTGAAATGCCGCAGGTCGGTTTCGGAGTCTTCCAGGTTCCCAACGAGGAAACCACCGCCGCCGTGGCCTCAGCCCTTAAGGCCGGGTACCGCAGCATCGATACCGCTGCGATCTACGGCAATGAAGAAGGCGTGGGCAAAGCACTTGCCCAGTCCGGTGTTGCCCGCGAAGACCTGTTCATCACTTCCAAGATCTGGATCGCGGACATGGGCTACGAGCAAACCTTGGAAGCGTTCGAGGCGAGCTTGCAGCGTTTGGGCCTGGACTACCTGGATCTGTTCCTGATTCACTGGCCAGCTCCGGAAAAGGATCTCTATGTTGAGACTTGGAAGGCACTGGAGAAGTTGTACGCCGACAAGAAGATCCGCGCCATCGGCGTTTCGAACTTCCAGCCAGAGCACCTGGACAAGCTGACCGCCGGGGGAAGCATCGTCCCGGCCGTGAACCAGGTTGAACTCCACCCCGCTTTGCAGAACCGCGAAGTCATTGCCGCGAACACCGGACATGGCATCGTCACCGAAGCGTGGAGCCCGCTGGCCCAGGGTGCCATGCTCACCGATGAAACCATCGAGGCAATTGCCAACGCGCACGAGGTCACTGCAGCCCAGGTCATCCTGCGCTGGCACCTGCAGCAGGGTCGCGTGATCATTCCGAAGTCGGTGACCGAATCCCGGATCATCGCCAACCTGGATCTGTTCGGTTTCGAACTGACCAGCGATGAACTGGCAAACATCGATGCCCTGGACCGCGATGGCCGTACTGGTCCAAATCCGGACACCTTCAACGGCTGA